The sequence below is a genomic window from Streptomyces sp. NBC_00582.
TCGGCACCGACGCCGACCCGATCGCCGCGGAGATCGAAGACATGATGTGACCGCCCCGCGTCACCTGTAAGGGGCTTCTCCCACCGCGGGAGAAGCCCCTTCCCGCGCTACGACTAGGCTCGGCGCCATGTCACGCATCGACGGCCGCACCCCCGAACAGCTCCGCCCCGTCACCATCGAACGCGGCTGGAGCAAGCACGCAGAAGGCTCCGTCCTCATCTCCTTCGGCGACACCAAGGTCTTCTGCACCGCCTCCGTCACCGAAGGCGTCCCCCGCTGGCGCAAGGGCAGCGGCGAGGGCTGGGTCACCGCCGAGTACTCCATGCTCCCCCGCGCCACCAACACCCGCGGCGACCGGGAGTCCGTCCGCGGCCGGATCGGCGGCCGCACCCACGAGATCTCCCGCCTCATCGGCCGCTCCCTGCGCGCCGTCATCGACTACAAGGCACTCGGCGAGAACACCGTCGTCCTCGACTGCGACGTCCTCCAGGCCGACGGCGGCACCCGTACCGCGGCCATCACCGGCGCCTACGTCGCCCTCGCCGACGCCATCACCTGGGCCCAGGGCCGGAAGCTGATCCGGGCCGGCCGCCAGCCCCTCACCGGCACGGTCTCCGCCGTCTCCGTCGGCATCGTCGGCGGTGTCCCCCTGCTCGACCTCCGCTACGAGGAGGACGTCAAGGCCGAGACCGACATGAACGTCGTCTGCACCGGCGACGGCCGCTTCGTCGAGGTCCAGGGCACCGCCGAGGCCGAACCCTTCGCCCGCGAGGAACTCAACTCCCTGCTGGACCTCGCCGTCTCCGGCTGCAAGGAACTGACCGCCCTGCAGCGCGCGGCACTTGATACCGTCCTCGAAAAGTAAAGGGAAGTAAAGGGCGAACCAAGAGACAGGGTGCGCGGTGGCAACCCCACCGCGCGCCACGGCGTCTTGGGCAATACGCACCGCACCAACGGGGAGGAACACCGTCATGGCCATGTCCGCGAGCCGCCGACACCGGGGCCGAGCCCGCCGTACCGCCATCGCCGCGGCCACGGCGGCCGTCGCTCTCACCCTGGGCTTCACGGTGACCGGCTGCGACGCCGTCAACAAGGCCCTGGACTGCGTCCAGACCGCCGACGCCATCGCCGACAGCGTCACCGACCTCCAGCAGGCCGTGGAGAACGCCTCCAACGACCCGACGCAGCTCGACGAGTCCCTCACCTCCATCGAGAGCGACCTCGACAAGATAGGCGACAAGACGGACAACGCCGACGTCAACAAGGCGGTCGACGACCTGAGCAAGGCCGTCACCAACGTCCGTACGGCGGTGGAGAACGGCGACAACACCCCCGACCTCAGCCCGGTCACGGACGCGGCGGGCGAACTGACGAAGGTCTGCACGCCGTAACGGCCGGGTGGCGTGACTCGGGATACTGGGAGCATGACCCGCCTGATCCTCGCCACCCGCAACGCCGGAAAGATCACCGAACTGAGGTCGATCCTCGCCGACGCAGGTCTCCCGCACGACCTCGTCGGCGCGGACGCCTACCCGGAGATCCCCGACGTCAAGGAAACCGGTGTGACGTTCGCCGAGAACGCCCTCCTCAAGGCCCACGCCCTCGCCCGAGCCACCGGCCTCCCGGCCGTCGCCGACGACTCCGGCCTCTGCGTGGACGTCCTGGGCGGCGCCCCCGGCATCTTCTCGGCCCGCTGGTCCGGCACCCACGGCGACGACAAGGCCAACCTGGACCTCCTCCTCGCCCAGCTCTCCGACATCGCCGACGAACACCGCGGCGCCCACTTCGCCTGCGCCGCCGCCCTGGCCCTCCCCGACGGCACGGAACGCGTGGTCGAGGGCCGCCTGCGCGGCGTCCTCCGCCACACCCCGTCCGGCACGAACGGCTTCGGATACGACCCGATCCTCCAGCCGGACGGCGAGACCCGCACCTGCGCACAGCTGTCACCGACCGAGAAGAACGCGATCAGCCACCGGGGCAAGGCGTTCCGGGGGTTGGTGCCGGTGGTGCGGGAGCTGCTGGGCTGACTTAAGGATCAAGCCCCGCACCTTTGAATCGAAGGTGCGGGGCTCGCCTTATGCGTGGGCCCGGTGGGACTCGAACCCACGACATACCGGATCTAAACCGGCATCCTCTTGCCAGCTGGGATACGGGCCCTCAGCGTTGCCCACTCTACTGGTCGCTGCGGGCGCTTCGCTGTCGGCTGCCTCCTCCGCACCAGGGGTTGGTGACCGCGTGGCAGTCAGGGCACAACAACCGCAGGTCCTCCCGCCGGTCGTCACTCCAGTCCCCGAACGTGAAGCGGCCCGCGTCGGGGTTCTCCGACGCGGGCCGCCAGGCAGCGGGAACGGGAAGCCTCAGATCCCCAGGTCCTTGATGATCTTGGCCACGTGGCCCGTCGCACGGACGTTGTAGAAGGCGTGCTCGACCTTGCCCTGCTCGTCGACCACGATCGTGGAGCGGATGACGCCCAGGTAGGTCTTGCCGTAGTTCTTCTTCTCCCCGAAGGCGCCGTACGCGTCGAGGGCGGTCTTCTCGGGGTCGGCCAGGAGGGTGACCTTGAGGGACTCCTTGTCGCGGAACCTGCCCAGCTTCTCGGGGCTGTCCGGGGAGATCCCGATGACGTCGTAGCCGGCGCCGGCCAGGAGGTCGAGGTTGTCGGTGAAGTCGCAGGCCTGCTTGGTGCAACCGGGGGTCAGGGCCGCCGGGTAGAAGTACACGATGACCTTGCGGCCCTGGTGGTCCGACAGGGACACCTCGTTGCCGTCGGCGTCGGGGAGGGTGAAGGCGGGGGCCACGTCCCCGGGCTGGAGTCGCTCGCTCATCGGACCAGCGTAACCGGGGGTCCACACAGTGCGGCGACGGGCAGAGCTGACAGACTGTCCAGAACAGGTATCGGCAACAACGTATCGGCTGACTTCGGAGGCCCTACCGTGGCGGACACGTCGGACACCAGAACCCCGGCGCAGATCGAGGCGGACATCAAGGCCCGCCGTGCGAAGCTGGCCGAGACGCTGGACGAGATCGGGGTGCGGGTGCACCCGAAGACCATCGTCGGAGACGCCAAGGCGAAGGTCGTCGCCAACGTCGACCACACCCTCGGCAAGGCATACGTCCAGGTCAACCGGGTCGTGACGGACGTCAGGGCGCAATTCGTGGACGAGGACGGCGCGCCTCGGCTGGAGCGGGTCGTGCCGGTCGCGCTGGTCGTGGTCGGTCTGGTCGGGCTGCTGGCCCTGAGCGGTCGGCGCCGGAAGTCGTGACGTCCACCCGGCGGCGCGCCCCCGCGGA
It includes:
- the rph gene encoding ribonuclease PH, whose product is MSRIDGRTPEQLRPVTIERGWSKHAEGSVLISFGDTKVFCTASVTEGVPRWRKGSGEGWVTAEYSMLPRATNTRGDRESVRGRIGGRTHEISRLIGRSLRAVIDYKALGENTVVLDCDVLQADGGTRTAAITGAYVALADAITWAQGRKLIRAGRQPLTGTVSAVSVGIVGGVPLLDLRYEEDVKAETDMNVVCTGDGRFVEVQGTAEAEPFAREELNSLLDLAVSGCKELTALQRAALDTVLEK
- the rdgB gene encoding RdgB/HAM1 family non-canonical purine NTP pyrophosphatase, translated to MTRLILATRNAGKITELRSILADAGLPHDLVGADAYPEIPDVKETGVTFAENALLKAHALARATGLPAVADDSGLCVDVLGGAPGIFSARWSGTHGDDKANLDLLLAQLSDIADEHRGAHFACAAALALPDGTERVVEGRLRGVLRHTPSGTNGFGYDPILQPDGETRTCAQLSPTEKNAISHRGKAFRGLVPVVRELLG
- the bcp gene encoding thioredoxin-dependent thiol peroxidase; the encoded protein is MSERLQPGDVAPAFTLPDADGNEVSLSDHQGRKVIVYFYPAALTPGCTKQACDFTDNLDLLAGAGYDVIGISPDSPEKLGRFRDKESLKVTLLADPEKTALDAYGAFGEKKNYGKTYLGVIRSTIVVDEQGKVEHAFYNVRATGHVAKIIKDLGI
- a CDS encoding DUF3618 domain-containing protein, with translation MADTSDTRTPAQIEADIKARRAKLAETLDEIGVRVHPKTIVGDAKAKVVANVDHTLGKAYVQVNRVVTDVRAQFVDEDGAPRLERVVPVALVVVGLVGLLALSGRRRKS